A single window of Brevundimonas naejangsanensis DNA harbors:
- a CDS encoding DUF3008 family protein translates to MPAKSAAQQKAAGAALAAKRGDTPKSKLKGASKSMMESMSEKQLEEFAHTKRKGKPEHVSKH, encoded by the coding sequence ATGCCCGCCAAATCCGCCGCCCAGCAGAAAGCCGCCGGAGCCGCCCTGGCGGCCAAGCGCGGCGATACGCCCAAGTCCAAGCTCAAGGGCGCGTCGAAATCCATGATGGAATCGATGAGCGAGAAACAGCTGGAAGAGTTCGCCCACACCAAGCGCAAGGGCAAACCCGAACACGTCTCGAAACATTAG
- a CDS encoding exopolysaccharide biosynthesis protein, protein MTLVSAPPPDEGRTFSDVLEQLGQGEAEKLSLREMIEAFGERGFGAVILMLALMALFPWPPGGKAVFSVPIILIAAELALQRDRVWLPRWLLKLSVSRAAYRTAVEKVLSRLRRVERLTRPRWPALTGEAADVGIGVICILLALMMALPVPFGDALPGLTLALFGLGIIQRDGAFILAGMFGTAVCGVYLALVWTTVVAVVSGVAHWAANLF, encoded by the coding sequence ATGACGCTCGTTTCCGCCCCACCGCCCGATGAGGGACGGACCTTTTCCGACGTGCTGGAGCAACTGGGCCAGGGCGAGGCTGAAAAACTGTCTCTGCGCGAAATGATCGAGGCGTTCGGCGAGCGCGGCTTCGGCGCCGTCATCCTGATGCTGGCCTTGATGGCGCTGTTTCCCTGGCCGCCGGGCGGCAAGGCGGTGTTTTCAGTTCCTATCATCCTGATCGCCGCGGAGTTGGCGCTTCAACGCGACCGAGTATGGCTGCCCCGCTGGCTGCTGAAGCTGTCGGTGAGCCGCGCCGCCTATCGGACGGCCGTCGAAAAGGTCCTTTCGCGCCTGCGTCGGGTCGAGCGTCTGACGCGCCCCCGCTGGCCCGCTCTGACCGGCGAAGCCGCAGACGTTGGAATCGGCGTGATCTGCATCCTTTTGGCGCTGATGATGGCGTTGCCGGTGCCTTTCGGCGACGCCCTGCCCGGCCTGACCCTGGCCCTGTTCGGCCTGGGCATCATCCAGCGCGACGGCGCCTTCATTCTGGCCGGCATGTTCGGCACGGCGGTGTGCGGCGTCTATCTGGCTCTGGTGTGGACCACGGTGGTCGCGGTGGTCAGCGGCGTCGCCCACTGGGCCGCTAATCTGTTCTAG
- the flaF gene encoding flagellar biosynthesis regulator FlaF, with translation MSLQAYKTAATRAESPREMEYRLFGQVTRALMHASTLERSDVAGRMDALDWNRRLWSTLATACTDPDNALPQAMRAQFISLSLFVSRHTSEVMRGEDDFSTLIEINRMIMQGLSGQTDAG, from the coding sequence ATGTCGCTTCAGGCGTACAAGACGGCGGCGACGCGGGCTGAATCCCCGCGTGAAATGGAATACCGGCTGTTCGGCCAGGTGACGCGCGCCCTGATGCACGCCTCGACCCTGGAAAGGTCGGATGTCGCCGGGCGGATGGACGCGCTGGACTGGAACCGTCGGCTGTGGTCGACGCTGGCGACCGCCTGCACGGACCCGGACAACGCCTTACCGCAGGCGATGCGGGCGCAGTTCATTTCACTGAGCCTGTTCGTCAGCCGGCACACGTCCGAAGTCATGCGCGGCGAGGATGATTTCTCGACCCTGATCGAGATCAACCGCATGATCATGCAGGGGCTCAGCGGTCAGACCGACGCAGGCTGA
- the flbT gene encoding flagellar biosynthesis repressor FlbT: protein MPLKLSLKPGEKFVLNGAVVQNGDRRGVLILQNKASVLREKDIMQPEDVTSPARRIYFPVMMMYLDEADAPKFYDEFALRLTEFMGAVRNPDILTECVACSKHVLARQYYKALMGARKIVDYEDQRLGNVASGVQDGGDAG, encoded by the coding sequence TTGCCTCTGAAACTGTCGCTGAAACCCGGCGAGAAATTCGTGCTGAACGGGGCCGTCGTCCAGAACGGCGACCGTCGCGGCGTGCTGATCCTGCAGAACAAAGCCAGCGTCCTGCGCGAAAAGGACATCATGCAGCCCGAGGACGTCACCAGCCCTGCGCGCCGCATCTATTTCCCCGTCATGATGATGTATCTGGATGAGGCCGACGCGCCGAAATTCTATGACGAGTTCGCCCTGCGCCTGACGGAGTTCATGGGCGCGGTGCGCAATCCAGACATCCTGACCGAATGCGTCGCCTGCTCGAAACACGTGCTGGCGCGTCAGTATTACAAGGCCCTGATGGGCGCTCGCAAAATCGTCGATTACGAAGATCAAAGGCTCGGCAATGTCGCTTCAGGCGTACAAGACGGCGGCGACGCGGGCTGA